The genomic stretch AGTGCACATACTAGTCGTCGATGTAGCACTTGGAGAAAAAGGTAGTGTTCAGCGTCCGAGATGGCAGTGCCGCCGCACAGGCCACCTCGCAATGGTGCGACACTCCCGAGGAGCAGATTAACAAGCAGCCGAAATTCAGGCGCACTTCGGACCCAAAGAGAGTCCGATATGGCTGTGTAGGATGACGGACGATACTGGCATTATCAACACGTGCTGATTGGTATCCACTGGGGTTATCGATATACTGCAGGGAACTGGGAAGCCGTGAATCGTCCTGGAGCCTATCGGTACATCTCTATACTCGGACTTCTTTTCAAACTGATCTTATGCCAGACTGAAGGCGCGACTTTTTAAACAGATTCCATCGTGTCTGGCGGCATGGAATCGTCGAGATCATGACCTGATATACGCCGCTTCACAAACGTGTCTTTTTGTGGGATGTCCATCTTCCTCTTTTTTGAGCCGGCAGCATCGGATGCAATATGCATCCTTGCAAATCTCTTGACTCTCATGAACTTCTCAGTTGCAAACGCAGGTAGTCCATCAAGCTGAGCAACCGACGCGCCACTGCTGCGCATCAAGACATCAATGGTTGTTCGAGCGCGTGTAATGTTTTGATGTAAAGATTGTCCAAACACCTCGTTACGGAACGGCCTGAGCGCGACGTTGCGCAGGAGAAGGATGTCACCGACTTTGATACCCCGTAGAGTTTCAAGGAGCGTTTGTTGTGCATGATCTCTCTTATTGTTTAACTCTGAAGGTGGGCGTAGCCAGAAAGTAACTTTGAAGCCTGTATGCGTATCATCCGCGACGACAATTTCCCAGAGGTTCATTTTGTATTCGCCTTTCCTGACGAAGACTTCTCGCTGTTCGGGATTCGCAGTTAAAACGCAGACGAAATTTGGTGTTGGCGTTTGAGGATACATTCCTAATAGACGCGCTGCGCTGGGTAAAGATCCAAGTGATGTTATAGCCATATTAGATGGAACTTGAAGGATCAAGTTGTGCTCATTGACTTTACTAGGGCTACTCAACTCAGATACAGTCGTCCCGAAAGATGTAGTCAAGAACGAAGAAGAACTGACTGTTCTCTCAGGTCCGTCTTCTGCTAGAATCTGAGAAGATAGCAGTGTGTCATGAAACATGAGCGAATGCTCAAGGAAGTCAGTAGTAGCGACTGGCGGGCCGTCGAAGGACATGGTGGTGTCAAGGTTGGTAGTATCTTCCTGGAGGAATGGTGTAAATCGGCGCACGTTGGGGAGTGACACATCTGAAACATCTTGGTCTATGGTACTCCCTGGAAGATGAGGTTGTGACCATCCGGTTCGAAGTCGCGTATTCTTGGTCGACAGGCATCGCCATTTTAAGGATTGTGTAGAATCGGCAGATGCATGAGCCGCCCCTGAAGCATCAAATAAGCAGCATTTCTCTACTGGTAACAATGTACTGTCACTGAAATCCAATTGCTCGCGCAACGGCGCTCCATTGAGCATCCTCAGCCTCATCATGCAAGGCTAGCAGGCTTACGCGTCGTGGGCAGTCGACGTGTTCTCGGGAAACGCGTAAGGCTGTCAGCGGCAAAGGAACCCCGACGGGTTCCGACGGGTTCTTCCAAAAAGCAATGGACTGGATGGCAAACTGGAGTCGGATAATGGCTCGATGCCTCTGGAATGTGGAGCCGAGTAGGAGTTGAGTGAGGGAAGTCGGAGAAAGCAACGAAGTCCGAGCTCTACATTTATCTCCGGGGTAGTCACGCCCCGGACGTATGCATCAACCACAGGCAACAAGCCTGGAAGACGAGTTTAAAGCCCGATGACTGCCGCAATGCCACCTTTCCATTGTGACAGCCTTGTCTTTTCGTATCGGACGTTAAAGACTTACTCCGGGAAATACCCAGAATATTACCCTCAAGCTCCGGCGGTATCGTCATCGCGCGCCCACATCCCGTAGCTTGGCGATCTTATCACAATATCTGATTTAAAGTCCATATGGCCGCTTCCAAGACGCCCCACAGGCCGATTAACGCATACCGAGTGCCAGCCATGTTTCGTAACCTCTCATACAAGCTGACTTCAGCGCTTTCTTCACCCCAGGTGCCCACGCTAAAAAATAACGACGAGTTCACCACAGTCAAAAAAACGGATGAGCTATTTCCGACCACCGACCCTGCGGTAGATGGCGACGATTGCCTGCACGACTGCGCAAGTTGCAGCATCAAGTACCCGCGCAAGTTTGAGATCGACGAAACCGAGGAGTTGTATGGGCATGTGAAAGGATGGAGTACACACATGATTGTCGCGACTGGCAAGACGGATTGGGTGCGCGATGTTGCAGATGAGGAGGGGAGTATAATGGAAGCGGTTGGGAAAGGGGACACAAAACCGAGCAACGGGGTTAGTTTGTCATCTCATATACTCGCATTTCGATAAATTGTGTCGTGCGTCCAAGTGCTAATTATAGGCAGAAATTAATGTTGTCCGCCTCCGACATACCTGTCCCAGACCATTCCGACCACAGCTCAATGGTTCTACTTCTCCCATCATGGCAGTTTATAGAAAATGTCACGCCTGCAAACATACCAGAAGTCATAACCAGCTTCGTCAATCCCGGCCCAACCAACAACACCCCGTTGCGCAAGCAAACAGCGTCGGTGTCACCGCCTGAAATGCCGTCGGATAAGCCTTCTTCCGCCGAGTCGGTGACCGAACCCACCACAACCACGCAATCAATACCCGCGACTCTTCCGCTCAAGGCACGACCATGCCCACACAAATACTTGATCTTGATGTGCAGTCAGAAGACCAGAGATGCACGGTGTGGTCAATCAGCGCCCTTACTCCGGAAAGAGTTCGAGCGCTTACTGAGGCCTATGGGGTTATACCGCGATCTGCACGACGAGCGACCGGGTGGTGTAGGAATATACTTCATAAGCCATGTCGGAGGTCATAAATTCTCGGCAAACGTCATGATCTATCGACACTCGTCGGTCGCCTCTCAGCAGAAGGAGACCAATGGCGTTGCTAACGGACATGTCCATGGAGCACAGAAGCGACTGGGGGACCTCAAGCTCGAAGATGACAACGGCCAAGAGGTCCTATTGGATGCGAACAAAGAGCAGGAGGCAGAGGGCAACGGTGAGGCTGCACAGTGCATATGGCTCGCGCGAGTCAAGCCAGAGGACTGCGAAAACATCATCAAATACACAGTACTACAAGGCAAGGTGGTCAAGCCAGAAAGACAGTTAAGGGGCGGATTCGATCGGTGTAAACAGCTGGCTAGCTGGTAATTCTTGCATATTTGGAGTTCAACATGTGGCCCTTTGATTCAGGGGGCCGGGGCAATTGATGATATAGCCTTTTTAGATTACACGTGATATACCGTACGATAGACGAACTAAACTTGTATCCAAAATCTCTTGCAACGGGGTGTCGTAGTGTAATATACATTACATTGTAGCGTAGTATAACCAAAGTTTACATAGGTATTATTAGAAAGGTCAAGTCCAAGCTAGTGTAATCCTTTATTAATGTCGAGTGGGACTCCTCGATAGTACAATATGCATGCTTGGTGGTACAACACACGTTTGTAACACAAGGACATCTTACACCCTTGCTTTCTTCACCGGAGGCTTGGCCGATGGAGGGTATTTATGCGAAGTTTTGTCGCTGTCACAAACATCTTTACTGAGACGCTCCTCCATCATTTCAGTCGCCCATCGCTACCTAAACACATGTTGGTTTAGGAACCAGAACCAAGCATGACGAAAAACCTGCCTAATCAGACTGCTCCATGGAACCCACCAAAAACGAGCAACTCGGACGAGATACCCAGCACTAGCCATGGGAAAACTACAAACTCAATTCATACCACCGCACTAGAGGCCCACCACCTCAGGCGTCATAAGCCTAGATCCTACGTCGCGTCCTCCACTCTACCTCCACCAGTGCTTTCCCCGGCTTCAGAGTCCCCTCGCAACAGTCAAGCTCCTTACACCCTCCCTTTACTAGTATTCATAATTATGGTGCTAAGTTCCCTCGCCTACGATATCATCAAAGGCTTCTGCAACACACCGGTCTTGGACGCAACACCTCTGGCTACTTATACAGTCATTGTTACCATACACTCGACGATTATCAGACACTCTACCATTGAAATCCTAGAACCTGTGACTTTAACggaaacaacaacaagaaTTGAGAGAAAATAATCAGGAACCAAGCATTATTCCACTGACACCGACGACCTCATCACGCACCCCAGTAGCTACTGAAACTAGTCACGAGGGGAACTTCCGCGAAGACTTCCATGCTAGGATGAGCACTGATGCATGCGGAAACATCTACGACCCCTCGTATCAAGGTGCAGAAGAATCTACCGGCGGAGAGTCTGCTGTCAGGGCTAGATCTGATCAAAGACGCTTGAAGGAAATGGGTAGTTCTGTTTCTAGAGAAAATAGGAGGGCAGGTGTGGTCATAATCGCAGACTTTCTGAACAAACTGTTCCAGAGggatgacgatgacgaatCGGGAGAAAAGATCGAGCGTAGGAATAATAGACCCTAAGGCTGGAGATTCTCAAAGATTAGGGAACATATTTACTAGTGGAAATTGCGAGCATTAGATGTGGGTTGGTTTGATGGTCCAATGGATGTGTGTACTATGTTGTGTTTACCAAGATCTGCAGGTCAGCTTGACTGAACCGATAATCAAGCTTTACCTCAGGTGATGAGATGCAGTATTAGTGATCTTGAAACGTTTGTTTCGATATTTTGGTGACGTCAATCGCGGAATCGGCGTGTATTTGAAAAGCGTACAGCAGCTGCAAGGCCGGAGCAGCACTGCATCAGGTACCTAGGGAGTAGCCTGCTCCGAGACTGTGGAAAACAGTGCGTAACGATTTACCCTATAACAAGCGATCGATGAAGCGAGCTGTGCGCCACCCCCGGAAGTGTGTAACGCTGCTGTCCAATACGCGTCCTCGGCCCCCCATACGGCCAACCACTTTATCAAACACCACCATTCATCGGTGATGCGACGGATATAGTATTATTAGAAGGTGAGATGTTCAGCCTTATCAGTTATCCGAACGTACTCAAACTACGTCTGAAAGCATCACATCCAACGCCGTGACAATCTAAACATGTCGACAGAACGACCCGACCCTATATTCTGCACCAAGATTGGAGATACCAACCCAAACACCCCAAACGAATTACAATGTTGCTCCCCAAACACGCAAAATAGCACACTATGTCGTTCAATCTTCAGTAACCCCCTAAACAGCGACATCTTTACTGGAACATGTTTCGCTCCCGGCCACGACTGCCTAGCCGACTGCCAACATCCCCGCCTCATCTACTCGTCCAAAGTCCAAGATGATTACGAAGACGGAAATGGCAGCGCACCCAAGAACCGTTACCTGGCCTGCGTCAACGTCCCCAACATGGCAGGGTATCTTCGTCAAGATGTCTTGGGGCCGAACATCACATCGCAAGTTGAGCCGCACATTTCGCGAAATGCGACAAAGAAACAGTTGCAGGGTATTAGTTACGCAGTGACCGAGTGTCTGGCTGCTACGTGTAGGAATTCGAGGAAACCGGGGAAATGCAAGAAGCAGTGTTCTGGTGTCAGTTTGCTGTGGAATCAGACGACGCCTGATATTCAGGGTATCGATCAATGTCTTGATACGCTGTGTCAGGGTGAATACAATTCCTTGCCATATGCTGATAGTGATGTCGTTGGTATCGGGGTAGGTCGTCGAGGATGAGTTCTTTTTCTGCGAGTTTGTTCAATTGACATCCACGGACAGGTCTTCGCATCATACATCTTGCAATGCGTATTCGTCCTGATAATATGGTTTGGTCTCACAACCATCCAAGTACCCAAATTGCTGAAAAAGAATAAGAACAAGAAAAAGAAGCAGGAGACGAAGACAAAACCCAGTCCCAAAGAAACTGAAGAGCATCAGCAGCACCAGCAGACACAGAACCACCACTCAGTCCCCTCGTCCTCACCACcaccccccccccccccatACCCAAAACCAAACGATCCCATCGCCGCAACCTCCTCATCCTTCTAATCCAATTCCACAAATCCCAATGCTACTTCAGCGCCACTGTGCAAACCGCCTCCTTCACCTTCGGCATCTTCAACGCCGACATGCTCAACGTCTTCCTGCTCCTCCCCCTCACCACAAACGGCATCCTACCCATCGTCCTCGCCTACATTCTGCTGATCCGCCACCACAAAGCCACACCCGACATCACCGTCCTAACAACCATATGCTGGATCCTCGCCTCCGTCGTCTACTGGATCTTATACTCCCACGTCATTCCCATAAACGGGGAGATTCAGAATAAAAAGGCAAATTACAGTGCGTACGAGCAGTTCATGTATAAGCTTAGTGCGCTAGAGGCGTGTGGCGGGTATTCGGCCCTGGCGGTTTGTCCGCAGAATTTTCTGTTGGGCAAGGATGAGATTGTTAGGGCGTCGTGGAGGCTGAGGACACTGACGCCACTTATTTGGGCGGTGTCGTCGGCTTTGCTGTTTGTGGCCGTGGGGAGTGAGGTGATGAGGTGGCGGAGCGAGGGCAAGTATCATGCCGTGGAGCAGGAGGCTGGGGTGAAGGAGGGGGGTCAGCGTGGCAAGGAAGTGTCGAAGCAGGGGCATGGTACACGATCGCTGTTTGCGAATAGGGTAGTGTACGGAATCGTTTCGGTGGCTTCCTTGGCAGGCTTAGGTATGCAGCTTTCCTTGCTGTCCGTGTCGTTGTCGCTCAAGATGACGGACGCACTCGATTGGACGTTTGGGCAGATTGTGGCTATTGCTATTTGGACGCCTCCGCTACTTGGCTACGTCTATGACGAGGCAAAGACATTCATGCCGGAGAGGTTCAGAGAACCGGATGAACTGGACTGAATTTTTGAGCATGTCAGCTCATGTAGGGTAGGCTATCGATTTTCTTAGGCTTCCAAGCAGCTCTTTTCATTTTTGATTCATGACCAGGAGTAAACGTGCAGATATAAGTAGTCTAGGGTGGTGTTGAATCTTTCAAGGGGGTATCTTCTTCACAAAGCCTATACTCTATACATCCGTCAACAGTCTTTCGCATGAACCATGCGTCACCGGCATATGGAGCCAGCGTCCTGGTAGAAAACCCCCAAATCACCATGTCGATGTTTGCGACGCCAAAGAGGCATGCGCGTGGGACTTTCGTATTCTCTCGTGGTATCGTGACCGACAGGATACTTTGCGCGTGTTGATACTAGACTGAGGACTTCGCTAGCCTAGTCTGTGGCTGAGGAGGCAGCCTGGGGACCGTGCTTCGAACGTGAGGGGTACATGTACAGAGCTGAGGCTCATCAACCCGCAGCCTCCTTGACCTTGTTGGCGGCGTTGGGCGGTTCATCGATGAACTGTGGTGGCGCTGCATCGTCCAACATGAAGTTTGGCACGCCCGATGATTCGCCAATGCCCTCAAAGTCGACTTCGTCGCCTAACGCCTCCAGCTCCGCATCCAATTCAGATTCGTCTACATCCTCGGGCACATCGTAGCTGCGGCTTATCGCGTCTTGTATGTCGTTGCCCATGTCCATGAGGTCGGCCATCTCGTCTTGAAGTTTATCGATCTTATCGATGTTAACCTTGCCATATTGTTTGCGCAGTTCTTTTGTGGTCGTCTTCATTGCGTCGATGGTAGTCATGGTATTCTTGAGATTGTCTTGCATCATGCCAGCCTGCTCCATATTCCACGATTGTGCCTGCAGCTGGTCGCGCTGTGCCTCGTACTGCTTGCGCTGTTGGAGCACTTTCAGCGCCTTTTGCTTGATTGCCGTCTTGCCGGGGCCGTCGCGCATCTTGGAAAGCTTTTGCTGGTATGTCGAAAGTTCAGCGTTGAGTTTTGCGAGCTTGACGTCGAGACTCTCTACGCGCGTGTCGATCTGGGATGGTTAGAATGGAAGGGGCAACGGCTAGGGTGTATAACGTACGTTGGAGATGGCACTGTTGAGCGTCGG from Pyrenophora tritici-repentis strain M4 chromosome 1, whole genome shotgun sequence encodes the following:
- a CDS encoding sucrase-ferredoxin domain containing protein, which codes for MFRNLSYKLTSALSSPQVPTLKNNDEFTTVKKTDELFPTTDPAVDGDDCLHDCASCSIKYPRKFEIDETEELYGHVKGWSTHMIVATGKTDWVRDVADEEGSIMEAVGKGDTKPSNGKLMLSASDIPVPDHSDHSSMVLLLPSWQFIENVTPANIPEVITSFVNPGPTNNTPLRKQTASVSPPEMPSDKPSSAESVTEPTTTTQSIPATLPLKARPCPHKYLILMCSQKTRDARCGQSAPLLRKEFERLLRPMGLYRDLHDERPGGVGIYFISHVGGHKFSANVMIYRHSSVASQQKETNGVANGHVHGAQKRLGDLKLEDDNGQEVLLDANKEQEAEGNGEAAQCIWLARVKPEDCENIIKYTVLQGKVVKPERQLRGGFDRCKQLASW
- a CDS encoding FAP multi-domain protein; translation: MLNVFLLLPLTTNGILPIVLAYILLIRHHKATPDITVLTTICWILASVVYWILYSHVIPINGEIQNKKANYSAYEQFMYKLSALEACGGYSALAVCPQNFLLGKDEIVRASWRLRTLTPLIWAVSSALLFVAVGSEVMRWRSEGKYHAVEQEAGVKEGGQRGKEVSKQGHGTRSLFANRVVYGIVSVASLAGLGMQLSLLSVSLSLKMTDALDWTFGQIVAIAIWTPPLLGYVYDEAKTFMPERFREPDELD
- a CDS encoding Snf7 multi-domain protein, which gives rise to MNRLFGAKSTAPKPTLNSAISNIDTRVESLDVKLAKLNAELSTYQQKLSKMRDGPGKTAIKQKALKVLQQRKQYEAQRDQLQAQSWNMEQAGMMQDNLKNTMTTIDAMKTTTKELRKQYGKVNIDKIDKLQDEMADLMDMGNDIQDAISRSYDVPEDVDESELDAELEALGDEVDFEGIGESSGVPNFMLDDAAPPQFIDEPPNAANKVKEAAG